TTATAAAAGTATGAGAGACCAGCCAGATGAAGCTGGAGGTGATAGGCTCATGAGAAACGACAATGGTATATTCACCGATGCTTCTGCAGAAGCGGGGATTTATAGTAGTGAGATTGGTTTTGGGCTTGGCGTAGCCATTGGTGATTTGAACCAAGACAACCTACCCGATATTTATATTAGCAATGACTTTTGGGAACGTGATTACCTCTACCTAAATAATGGCGATGGCACTTTTAACGAAGATTTGACCAACCGAATAAACTACACTTCAGTATCAAGCATGGGGGCAGACATAGCCGATATTAATGGTGATGGTTTTCCTGAAATTTTCACTACAGATATGCTGGCAGGTGATAATTACCGTATAAAATCAATGGTCAATTTTGACCCATTCCATTTGGAAGATTTAAAGTATAGAGCCAATTATCATTATCAAATGATTCAAAACTGTCTGCATTTAAATGATGGAGATGCTAATTTTCAAGAGATAGCTTTGCTGTCTGGCGTGGCAGCTACCGACTGGAGTTGGGGGGCCTTACTCTTTGATTTTCAAAATGATGGCACCAAAGACATTTTTGTTGCCAACGGCATCAATAAAGATATTATGTCTGGTGATTTTAGAGATTTCATGAGTAGCTCTGATATTCAAAAAGAGCTGGCTACTTCGCCAGAGACTTTTGATTTTGCGGCCCTGAGCGAGCAAATACCATCTAATCCACTAAAAAATGTAGCCTATCTCAATCAAGGAAATTTGAAATTTAGTAATGCTACCGATAGTCTTGGCTTGGGCACGCCCTCTTTCAGCAATGGCTCCGTTTATGCAGATTTGGACAATGACGGTGATTTAGATTTGGTAGTGAATAATGTCAACATGCCGAGCTTCGTCTATCAAAACAATGCCGAAACGCTATATAAAAACAACTACTTAAAAGTGAGTTTTAAAGGTCCAAAAGGAAACTCAAAAGGATTAGGTGCCAAGGTCACCATCAAAACTCCTACCTCCATGCAAGTCATGGAAAACTACATGAACAGAGGCTTTGAAAGTAGCATTGAACCTTCTTTGATTTTTGGTTTAGGTAAAGAATCCATAAATGAACTGAAAGTAGTTTGGCCGGATGGCAAAAGTCAAAAACTAACTAATGTCCAGATAAATCAAACTTTGGAACTGGATTACAGCCAAGCTAACGAATCAATTATTCCGAAAAACGAGGCACCTGCAAAACCTTGGTTTACAGATATTACGAAAGAAACCATTAGGGGCAATGCCACTCATTTAGAAAACCGTTATAATGATTTTGACCAAGAAATACTATTGACCAACATGCTTTCGACCGAAGGCCCTAGGCTTATTGTAGGCGATGCAAACAGCGACGGTTTAGATGATTTTATTCTTTTGGGAGCAAAAGACGACCCAGACAAACTATTTCTTCAAAGTAAAGATGGAAGCTTCAAACCCGGAAATAGCAAGGCCTTTCTAAATGACAAAGCTTTTGAAAGTACTTGCGGTAGTTTCCTAGACTACGACATGGATGGTGACCTAGATGTGCTTATTGGTGCTGGAGGCAATCAAACAAATGTTGAGAAAATCAATTTTATAGTAAGACTATACACCAATGACGGCAAGGGTAACTTCACTGTAAGTCCTTCCAAAATCCCACCCGCTATTGGCAACTTTTCTACCCTAGAAGTAAGCGATTATGATAAAGACGGTGACCCTGATTTCTTTTTGGGAGCTAGAACCGTCCCTGGAAATTATGGTTTAGGACCAAAGAGTTTCCTTTTTAGAAATGATGCTGGCACATGGACCGATGTAGCTACGGACGACTTAGGAAATATCGGCATGGTGACGGATGCTATTTGGGAAGACTGTGACCAAGATGGTGACATGGACTTAATAGTGGTAGGCGAATGGATGGGTATTCATATTTTCAGGAACAACGGTGGTATCATCTCAATGTCAGAAACAATACCCAACAGCACAGGCTGGTGGACACGTATAGAGTCTCAAGATTTAGATGGGGATGGCGACATGGATTTCATTCTTGGTAACTGGGGTGAAAACAGCAAATTCAAAGCTTCCACCACAAACCCACTTAGTTTATATGTCAATGATTTTGATGATAACGGTAAATCTGAAGCTATTCTAAACTGGACAGCCCCATTAGATACTCAGAGTTTTCCTTTCGCCAGTAAAATGGACATTACCATGCAAATGCCTAGCCTTAAAAGAAAGAACTTAAAGTATGACCAGTTTGGTAGAATGAAATACCAAGAACTCTTTGAAACAGATAAAGTCAATAAAGCCAAAGCCTTCAAAGCTGAAAATCTTAATACTGGAATCTTATGGAATGACGGCGGCAAATTCACTTTCAAAGCTTTGCCTGTTGAAGCTCAAGTCTCTCCCGTATTTGGAATTATAGCCAAAGACTTCAATAAAGATGGCAATATTGACATTTGGCTAGGAGGGAACTTTTATGGCTTAAAGCCTCAAGTAGGCCGCCATGATGCCAGTAAGGGAGTCTTACTAAAAGGAACAGGAAACCATGGCTTTGAGGCCGTTTCTACCAAAGAATCTGGCATTAGTATAACCGGTCAAGTAAGAGATGCTTTAAGCTTTGGAGGTAAGATTTTTATTGCTAGGAATAATGCTTCCATGGTAGTTTTTGAATAAACTCTAATTAAAGTCTTAGCCACCAGAATAGTTTAGAATCACCGCATCTACACCTAAAAAGCCTTACTGGGGAAGTCACATATACCACCTTGGCTTGATCAAATATCACCCTATTGCATAGTTCATATTTTACTAAAATGTAAAAAAGAAGGAGGTGCTTTTTAAGCACCTCCTTCTAAAAATTATCAAAAATTTACTTATTACTTAACATCCCACCAAACACGTGTAGTATACTCATTTGGTAAAGTAGCACCTGATTGAAAATTATCAGGATTGGTAGATAATTCACTATTTGGAATTCTCAATTTACGAGGGATAGTTCCATTAGTAATGTTACCCAGATAGTTCACCGGAGTTAACTTAGGGAAACCAGTTCTTTTCCAGTCAGCCCATGCTTCCCACCAGTTGAAGAATTTACTAACCCACATTTGCTCACCAATTGACTCTAAGCCATTGTAAGGGTTTGCAGCTATATAAGCATCTGCAACCTCATCAGAAACAACAAATGAGGCATCATAAAGATCATACTGCTGAATAGCAGCCTTTACGCCTTTAGCATAATGCCCTGCCGCATCAGATGCTCCGCCTATTCCTCTTTCAGCAGCTTCTGCAAGTAAAAATTCTACTTCAGAATAGTTCATGAAAACATAACTCTCATCATCCTCTAATAATAATGGATTAATGACAGAAAACTCTTCCATTGGGTTTGCACCCGTTTTTCCTAAGAAATCTTGAAGCGTACCCGTATCAAGTCCATTAGGAAGACCTTTTTGGTTAGCGGCTACGGTATCTACTCCACCAACTCCTCCGCTCAAAATCATTAAACGAGGATCGTTTTTAGTCATTAACCAGTTTACTAATGTTGCACTTAATGGAGAAGGCTGTCCACCGTCACCATCAGCAAAAGCTCTAGAAATACCGTTTTGATTAGTCCACTCACTTGGCCCTAAATCCATATCTACTTTTGTAATATCGGCATTGGAAGTCATCAAGCCACCAGAAATAGCTTGCGTAGCATATTTGGTAGTAGCAGCGGCGTCTACATTAGAAACACGCATAGCCATTCTTAATAAAAGAGAGTTTCCAAATTTCTTCCATTTAGCAATGTCTCCACCATAATATAAATCTGCATTAGCAAAACCAGCATCTGGTGCACTTGCACTTAAAGCAACAGTGGCTTCAGAAACTTCTTTCAAAAGGTCTGCATAAATAGACTCCTGAGAATCAAACTTAGGGAAGAATGTCCCCTCAGACTTGCCTTTCATAGCCTCTGAGTAAGGAATATTACCATAATAATCCGTCAAACGCATAAAGTTATACGCCCTCAGAATTCTAGAAGCTTGAAGTAAGTTAGCTCTTTGACCAGCCTGAAAACCTTCAGGACCTGTTTGAATTATAACCTCTGTAAGGCTTTGTAAAGGTCCATTGTAAAGAAAATCCCAAGGTGCAGAATTAACTTCCGCATTGTCAGAGTATTTATCACCTGGGGCAATTCCCCCTCCAACATTCGCAATATGCTGAATAGCATGAGCAAACATACCCATATTGGTACGCCAGTCAATGTAACGGTTATCGCCACGGTCTCCGCCCGAAGCAGTACCCAGCTGAGCTGACGTAAACAAGAAGTTCATGTCGATCTCGTTTATAGCTTGTGGGTTGATATTTAATTTTTCCAAATCATCTTGATTACAACTTGTGTTAATCAAAAGAAGTGAAAAGAAGCTTATTAGTATTTTTTTCATCTTATTTTCAAAATTTTAGATTAATAAGTAATGTTCAAGCTTACTCCGTAAGTTCTAGTGGCAGGAAGAGCAAAATACTCTAGTCCCTGAGCACCACCAACGGTTGAATAGCTAGATTCTGGATCAATATTAGGAATGTTCTTATGAAGAACAGCCAAATTTCTACCCACAAAAGAAAGACTGATAGCCTGAAATGGAGTTTTAGATACAACTTCTCTTGATAATTTATAGCCAAGTACCAATTGACGAAGTTTCACAAAACTTGCATCATATATATATGCAGCAGCGTTTCTTCCGCCTAAATTATTCCAATATGCATTTGCCTGCTGTGGCGTCAATGTCAAATTCAAAGGCTCTCCTTCTTCCGTAACACCTGATACTGTAAGAGGTGCTTGACCCTCTCTACCTATTAGAGAATTCTGAGAGAATCCCCATTGATCCATAGACTGATTAGTACCTGAATGAATTTCTCCTCCAAACTTAGCATCAATTAAGAAACTTAAATTGAAGCCTTTATAGGCAAAGTTATTATTAAGACCTCCGGTTAATCTAGCAACAGATTGGCCTATTTCATTATAAACATCGTCTCTTACAGGAAGACCTTCCGATGTAAATACAGGTTGTCCATTTATCATTTTCTGTGTAATACCTGTAATTACGCCATAAGGCTGACCTACTATGTGCTTAATACGCGAAGTTTGCGTTCTAGACTCCTCAAAAGCAAGCTCTGAAGAACCCGGGATTAGACTCACAACCTCATTTTTGTTGGTTGCAAGGTTCAATGAAATATCCCACGAGAAATCATTCTTCCTGATTGGCGTAGCAGTAAATAAGAATTCAAACCCCTTATTTGTCAACTCGCCTACGTTTACCGTAGTAGAATTAAAACCAGATGATGTAGCAATAGATGCATTAAGGATATCATTGGTTGTCTTTTGGTCATAATAACCAAGATCTAAACCAAAACGTCCACCAAGAAAACGTAAATCTAAACCAATCTCTGTTTCTGTAGATAATGCTGGATTAACAAATGGATTAGCAATAGTACTACTATTTGCAAACCTCGCCATGTTTTTTTCCAAGTGAGGATTACTACTCAATCCATAAGGCTGAGTGGTTTGATATGCCCCTAAAGAACCTGTTAAACCTACCTGAGCCCAAGATGCTCTTAATTTACCAAAACTCATCCAAGAAGGCATAGCATCTACAAATGCATCACTAAACACAAAACTACCACCAACAGAAGGATAAAGAATATCTTTACCATTTAAGATAGAGAACTTATCTTGTCTAGCTGTAGCTGTCAAGAATAAATAATTATTATATCCTACTTCCGCAGAACCAAAAACAGAGTTAATACCAGACTCCGAGAATCCGTAGCCAAAGTTTCTGTTATTAGCAGAGTTCAAAGCATGGAAAAAAGGCACTGAGAAACCATTACCACTTGCAGAGATTTGCTCATACTTACTATACTGCTTATTTCCACCAACAAAAGCGTTAACAGATATTTTCCCAAAAACATCATCAAAACCAATCATGGCATCCATGTTATTCTCTTGACGATTTGTGAAAGACTCACCTATACTACCACCTTGAGCATATCCAGTTCCTTGAGGAGTCAAACCTTCTGCTTTCGTATAGTAAAAGTCAGTACTTAATCTACCTTGAACATATAAGAAATCTGTAATGTCATATCTTAATTGACCAGAAGCTGTCACACGGTCTCTTTTGGTAGTATTATTATATTGATACGCAGACCAATAAGCATTAGAACCCCAGAAATTAGAATAGTTAGATAACATTTCAGTTCCAGGCTCTCTACCACCAGCATCGTATACATCAGCTGCTAAACCATCTGGAAGTGCACCCGGTTTATTTGGATCTCCTTTAGTGTCTTCTATATTTATATTACCAGGGAGTCTCCAAACAGCCTCATTAGAGTTACCAGGGGAATCTGAAACTTTAGGTCTATTCTTTGCAGTTTCTTTAGAATAAAGAATCTTACCAGAAACAGTTAACTTCTCACCAAACTTGGAGTTAGTAGAAAACGAAATATTAGTTCTATCAAAACCTGCATTTGGTACTATACTAGTTGAACGCAAATCTGCTAAAGACATTCTAAAATTCTGCTTGCCATTTCCACCACTTAAAGCAACAGAGTTTGTTAAAGCTCCACCAGTTTCGTAAAATCTATCAAAGTTATTTCCTGCATAACTATACGGTCTAGTTTCTCCAAAAACCGTAGGAATTTGACTTCCATCATATTTAGGGCCCCAGCCTTGAAGTCCCCAATCACTAGCCTGCTGAATACTAGAAGGCTTAGTAGCTACTCCATTTACATAAGAACCTTGACCGAATTGGTCTTGAAGGTCAGATTGGTCGTTGATTGCCTCAGCAACATAATTCAAACCATATTCTACGCCTATTCCTTTTCTTTTTGTTCCTTTTTTAGTTGTAACATTAATTACACCGTTACCACCTCTAGAACCATAAAGAGCAGCAGCATTTGCTCCCTTTAAAACAGTAATAGACTCAATATCGTCTGGGTTCAAACTAGACAGACCATCTCCGCCATCTGAACCACCCCACATACCAGCATTACCGTTTTGGCTATTATCCATAGGTACACCATCAATTACATAAAGCGGTTGGTTTTGACCACCAAGCGTTTTATTTCCTCTAATAATAATCCTAGAAGAACCTCCAGGACCAGTAGATGGTGCAGAAACGTTCACTCCGGCTACTCTACCAGAAAGTGAATTTCCTAAGTTATTCTCGCGTGCTTTTGTAAAATTCTCACCACTTACTTCCGTAACGGAGTATTGAAGTGCTCTTTTGTCTCTAGCAACACCCAAGGCAGTTACTACCACCTCACCAAGTACACTCGCATCCGGAGCTAGGGTCACATTAATTACATTAGCATTACCTACTGTAATGTCTTGTGCATCAAAACCCACATAACTATAGGTAATTGTTTGACCTTTAGTTACCGTTATACTGTATTCACCAGCATCATCTGTAATGGCACCGTTAGTGGTCCCCTTTACAGTAACATTTACCCCATAAAGCGGGGTTCCATCATCCTCTACCACTGTTCCCGTAACATTCATTGACTGAGCCATTGAATAGCATGAGATAAGAGAGAAGATAAAAACTTTCCATACAGGTAGTTTTTTTCTCATAGAAATTAAAGTTTTAAATAGTTGAAAATTATAATAATTGAAAAAGGTTTAGAAGGTATCATGAAGCTCAATAGGGTTATACAGGAACTTCACGCTACGCAAAATTAAAGAAAATATATGCATAGTACCATATAAGTCAAAACCTCTTTTGACACTATTTTATCTATTTCTACTCTCAAAAATCAACTTTCTCAATTAAAAAATCCTCAGACAAAGAGTTACCTCAGCAAGACTACAAGCTGATTTTTAAGTTTCTGCCATGATATAGAGGACATTACGAGCAAAGTAAAAACTAATACTATCTAAACAGTCCACCTTAATCTTGTCAATTAGTGGTACTTTAAATATGTTATGCCAAGCTTAGAGCTAAGACCCCATTTTCTAAAAACCATAAAAGTTGTTCAGTTAAAATTCAAATTGACACAAACAAGAAGGCCAAAGCAATATTTCTAACAAAGGCCAAAACCTCGATATTCAAAAAAGTCCTTCTCATTTAGTTAATCTGCCGCTTATACCAATTCCTTTTCAGGTAATATGTATTGTTTACTAACATTGCTACCGAAAACAAGAGACGCGGATGAATTATAGACTTCTATTTATACTTTTTTTAGGTTCTTTGGCTGCTACGGCACAAACGAAACTCTCAGGAGCGGGATCTCCCAAAACCTACTCCCTTTATGAATGCATTGATTATGCTTTAGAGCATAACATAACTTTACGCCAAAGTGAACTTGCTATTGAAAGCAGCTCCATAAGACTAAAGCAATCAAAGGCAGCAGTTCTACCGAGCTTAAATGGTCAAGTAAATGCCAATACCAACTTTGGTAGAAACATTGACCCTTTTTCAAATGATGTAGTAACTAGTACTATTGGTACCAACTCCTTAGGAGCAGGTGCAAATATGCTTTTGTACAATGGCTATCGCTTGAAGAACACTATCATCAGAAGTGAGCTTGACCTAGAGGCGGCCAGGCTTGATGTAGAAACTCAAAAAAACAACATATCTCTAAATGTTGCGGTGTCTTATCTGAATGTTTTATCATCAGAAGATATGATTGAGGTGGCAAACCAAAATGTAATTGTTACTAAGCTTCAACTAGACCGAACCGATAAACTTGTAAAAGCTGGTGCACTTCCTGAAACTAATATTTTCAACCTGAATGCTCAGCTAGCTAACGACGAACTTCAGTTAGTAAATGCTCAAAACGGATACCAATCAAACATTTTGACGTTAAAGCAAAACATGAATTTGCAGAACTATGACGCCATAAGCATTGAACGTGTGGAAGTGCCTAACCCTTCTATGCAAGTTTACCCAGAAACACCAGAGGAAGTATACGAAGCAGCTCTAAACTACCTGCCTGAAATAAAGTCTTCTATCATGAGAGAAAAAATGGCGGAAGTAAATATTCAAATAGCCAAAGCAGCTGGCTTACCTAGCATTAGTGCAAATGTAAGCT
This sequence is a window from Arcticibacterium luteifluviistationis. Protein-coding genes within it:
- a CDS encoding SusD/RagB family nutrient-binding outer membrane lipoprotein; translation: MKKILISFFSLLLINTSCNQDDLEKLNINPQAINEIDMNFLFTSAQLGTASGGDRGDNRYIDWRTNMGMFAHAIQHIANVGGGIAPGDKYSDNAEVNSAPWDFLYNGPLQSLTEVIIQTGPEGFQAGQRANLLQASRILRAYNFMRLTDYYGNIPYSEAMKGKSEGTFFPKFDSQESIYADLLKEVSEATVALSASAPDAGFANADLYYGGDIAKWKKFGNSLLLRMAMRVSNVDAAATTKYATQAISGGLMTSNADITKVDMDLGPSEWTNQNGISRAFADGDGGQPSPLSATLVNWLMTKNDPRLMILSGGVGGVDTVAANQKGLPNGLDTGTLQDFLGKTGANPMEEFSVINPLLLEDDESYVFMNYSEVEFLLAEAAERGIGGASDAAGHYAKGVKAAIQQYDLYDASFVVSDEVADAYIAANPYNGLESIGEQMWVSKFFNWWEAWADWKRTGFPKLTPVNYLGNITNGTIPRKLRIPNSELSTNPDNFQSGATLPNEYTTRVWWDVK
- a CDS encoding VCBS repeat-containing protein, with amino-acid sequence MRAIFFSLFISVQFFSCQQTVEKQKLFELKSAEETGIDFINEVKETKEFNIHTYRNFYNGGGVAVGDINNDGLPDIYFTSNQHENKLYLNKGNFQFEDITSTAGVGGKKEWSTGVVMADINDDGFLDIYVCNSGGLEGQNKENEVFINNGDLTFSEKGKVLNLDNIGYTTHAAFFDYDQDGDLDCYILNNSFKDPSKIELYKSMRDQPDEAGGDRLMRNDNGIFTDASAEAGIYSSEIGFGLGVAIGDLNQDNLPDIYISNDFWERDYLYLNNGDGTFNEDLTNRINYTSVSSMGADIADINGDGFPEIFTTDMLAGDNYRIKSMVNFDPFHLEDLKYRANYHYQMIQNCLHLNDGDANFQEIALLSGVAATDWSWGALLFDFQNDGTKDIFVANGINKDIMSGDFRDFMSSSDIQKELATSPETFDFAALSEQIPSNPLKNVAYLNQGNLKFSNATDSLGLGTPSFSNGSVYADLDNDGDLDLVVNNVNMPSFVYQNNAETLYKNNYLKVSFKGPKGNSKGLGAKVTIKTPTSMQVMENYMNRGFESSIEPSLIFGLGKESINELKVVWPDGKSQKLTNVQINQTLELDYSQANESIIPKNEAPAKPWFTDITKETIRGNATHLENRYNDFDQEILLTNMLSTEGPRLIVGDANSDGLDDFILLGAKDDPDKLFLQSKDGSFKPGNSKAFLNDKAFESTCGSFLDYDMDGDLDVLIGAGGNQTNVEKINFIVRLYTNDGKGNFTVSPSKIPPAIGNFSTLEVSDYDKDGDPDFFLGARTVPGNYGLGPKSFLFRNDAGTWTDVATDDLGNIGMVTDAIWEDCDQDGDMDLIVVGEWMGIHIFRNNGGIISMSETIPNSTGWWTRIESQDLDGDGDMDFILGNWGENSKFKASTTNPLSLYVNDFDDNGKSEAILNWTAPLDTQSFPFASKMDITMQMPSLKRKNLKYDQFGRMKYQELFETDKVNKAKAFKAENLNTGILWNDGGKFTFKALPVEAQVSPVFGIIAKDFNKDGNIDIWLGGNFYGLKPQVGRHDASKGVLLKGTGNHGFEAVSTKESGISITGQVRDALSFGGKIFIARNNASMVVFE
- a CDS encoding TolC family protein, with the translated sequence MNYRLLFILFLGSLAATAQTKLSGAGSPKTYSLYECIDYALEHNITLRQSELAIESSSIRLKQSKAAVLPSLNGQVNANTNFGRNIDPFSNDVVTSTIGTNSLGAGANMLLYNGYRLKNTIIRSELDLEAARLDVETQKNNISLNVAVSYLNVLSSEDMIEVANQNVIVTKLQLDRTDKLVKAGALPETNIFNLNAQLANDELQLVNAQNGYQSNILTLKQNMNLQNYDAISIERVEVPNPSMQVYPETPEEVYEAALNYLPEIKSSIMREKMAEVNIQIAKAAGLPSISANVSWGSSYSTIAKNIVPGATVYNPIAVSAEFEGQTIPFVVNFPEQSVTRESIPYFNQLNNNQNLNIGVSMQIPIFNGYNKKYQMQSAQIQRRQSELTTENAKVGIRQNIDQAYINMLNASKSYSANSVQVNALQRAFEAADASYNAGASNYVDYNLAKTNLDRALANQIQSKYDYIFKIKILDFYQNKPLEF
- a CDS encoding SusC/RagA family TonB-linked outer membrane protein; amino-acid sequence: MRKKLPVWKVFIFSLISCYSMAQSMNVTGTVVEDDGTPLYGVNVTVKGTTNGAITDDAGEYSITVTKGQTITYSYVGFDAQDITVGNANVINVTLAPDASVLGEVVVTALGVARDKRALQYSVTEVSGENFTKARENNLGNSLSGRVAGVNVSAPSTGPGGSSRIIIRGNKTLGGQNQPLYVIDGVPMDNSQNGNAGMWGGSDGGDGLSSLNPDDIESITVLKGANAAALYGSRGGNGVINVTTKKGTKRKGIGVEYGLNYVAEAINDQSDLQDQFGQGSYVNGVATKPSSIQQASDWGLQGWGPKYDGSQIPTVFGETRPYSYAGNNFDRFYETGGALTNSVALSGGNGKQNFRMSLADLRSTSIVPNAGFDRTNISFSTNSKFGEKLTVSGKILYSKETAKNRPKVSDSPGNSNEAVWRLPGNINIEDTKGDPNKPGALPDGLAADVYDAGGREPGTEMLSNYSNFWGSNAYWSAYQYNNTTKRDRVTASGQLRYDITDFLYVQGRLSTDFYYTKAEGLTPQGTGYAQGGSIGESFTNRQENNMDAMIGFDDVFGKISVNAFVGGNKQYSKYEQISASGNGFSVPFFHALNSANNRNFGYGFSESGINSVFGSAEVGYNNYLFLTATARQDKFSILNGKDILYPSVGGSFVFSDAFVDAMPSWMSFGKLRASWAQVGLTGSLGAYQTTQPYGLSSNPHLEKNMARFANSSTIANPFVNPALSTETEIGLDLRFLGGRFGLDLGYYDQKTTNDILNASIATSSGFNSTTVNVGELTNKGFEFLFTATPIRKNDFSWDISLNLATNKNEVVSLIPGSSELAFEESRTQTSRIKHIVGQPYGVITGITQKMINGQPVFTSEGLPVRDDVYNEIGQSVARLTGGLNNNFAYKGFNLSFLIDAKFGGEIHSGTNQSMDQWGFSQNSLIGREGQAPLTVSGVTEEGEPLNLTLTPQQANAYWNNLGGRNAAAYIYDASFVKLRQLVLGYKLSREVVSKTPFQAISLSFVGRNLAVLHKNIPNIDPESSYSTVGGAQGLEYFALPATRTYGVSLNITY